One window of Mesorhizobium sp. WSM4904 genomic DNA carries:
- the recN gene encoding DNA repair protein RecN: MLSRLSIRDIVLIEKLDIDFLPGLSVLTGETGAGKSILLDALSLALGARGDASLVRHGAAQGQVIAVFDVPRNHPARALLAENDIEDDGDVILRRVQTADGRTRVFVNDQPSSVTLMRDVGRALVEIHGQHDERALVDPGAHRELLDSFGGHLGAVRGTGEAWRYWRNCEQELSRHRAKVEAAAREADYLRASVAELAKLDPQPGEETELAELRAQMMRAEKIASEIHDAQDVLSGPSSPLPQLASLLRRLQRKSGEVPGLLDEVVKSLDEAMISLDAAQSGVETALRATEYDPQRLEKAEERLFSLRAASRKHNVAVDDLAQLRDTMAADLADLDAGEERLHGLEKQAAAAREAYDISAAQLSSLRHAAAAGLTKAVMAELPALKLERAEFIVEMVSDAESRMEEGIDQVEFWVRTNPGTRPGPMMKVASGGELSRFLLALKVALADRGSAPTLVFDEIDTGVGGAVADAIGQRLARLSKRVQVLSVTHAPQVAARAATHFLISKSGGKDRVATGIAEMDRAARQEEIARMLAGAIITDEARAAAERLLRENTAAA; encoded by the coding sequence ATGCTGTCCAGACTGTCGATCCGCGATATCGTCCTGATCGAGAAGCTGGACATCGACTTCCTGCCTGGGCTCTCCGTGCTGACCGGCGAGACCGGGGCCGGCAAATCGATCCTGCTCGATGCACTGTCGCTGGCGCTTGGCGCGCGCGGCGACGCTTCGCTGGTCCGTCATGGCGCGGCACAGGGCCAGGTCATTGCCGTGTTCGACGTGCCGCGCAACCATCCGGCGCGCGCGCTGCTCGCCGAAAACGACATCGAGGACGATGGTGACGTCATCCTGCGGCGCGTGCAGACCGCCGATGGCCGCACGCGCGTCTTCGTCAACGACCAGCCGTCCAGCGTGACCCTGATGCGCGACGTCGGCCGCGCCTTGGTCGAGATTCATGGCCAGCATGACGAGCGCGCGCTTGTCGATCCCGGCGCGCATCGCGAGTTGCTTGACAGCTTTGGCGGTCATCTTGGCGCCGTGCGCGGCACCGGCGAGGCTTGGCGCTACTGGCGAAACTGCGAGCAGGAGCTTTCCCGGCATCGCGCCAAGGTCGAGGCGGCGGCGCGCGAGGCGGATTATCTCAGAGCGTCCGTCGCCGAGCTGGCGAAGCTCGATCCGCAGCCGGGCGAGGAAACCGAGCTGGCAGAACTGCGCGCCCAGATGATGCGCGCCGAAAAGATCGCTTCCGAGATCCACGATGCGCAGGACGTGTTGTCGGGGCCGTCCTCGCCCTTGCCGCAGCTCGCCAGCCTGCTGCGCAGGCTGCAGCGCAAGTCGGGCGAAGTGCCGGGCCTGCTCGACGAGGTGGTGAAGTCGCTGGACGAGGCGATGATCTCGCTCGACGCGGCGCAGTCCGGCGTCGAGACGGCACTTCGCGCCACCGAATATGATCCGCAGCGCCTGGAAAAGGCCGAGGAGCGGTTGTTCTCGCTGCGCGCGGCCTCGCGCAAGCACAATGTCGCGGTCGACGACCTGGCGCAACTGCGCGACACGATGGCGGCCGACCTCGCCGACCTCGACGCCGGCGAGGAGCGGCTGCACGGACTGGAGAAGCAAGCCGCCGCCGCGCGCGAGGCTTACGACATTTCCGCGGCGCAACTCTCTTCGCTGCGCCACGCGGCGGCGGCCGGGCTGACCAAGGCGGTGATGGCGGAACTGCCGGCGCTCAAGCTCGAGCGGGCCGAGTTCATCGTCGAGATGGTGAGCGACGCCGAAAGTCGCATGGAAGAAGGCATAGACCAGGTCGAGTTCTGGGTGCGCACCAATCCGGGTACAAGGCCGGGACCGATGATGAAGGTCGCGTCGGGCGGCGAGCTGTCGCGCTTCCTTCTGGCGCTGAAAGTGGCGCTGGCCGACCGCGGCTCGGCGCCGACCCTGGTTTTCGACGAGATCGACACCGGTGTCGGCGGCGCGGTGGCCGACGCCATCGGCCAGCGGCTGGCCAGGCTGTCGAAGCGGGTGCAGGTGCTTTCGGTCACGCATGCGCCGCAGGTGGCGGCGCGCGCCGCCACCCACTTCCTCATCTCGAAATCCGGCGGCAAGGACCGTGTCGCCACCGGCATCGCCGAAATGGACCGCGCGGCGCG
- the murC gene encoding UDP-N-acetylmuramate--L-alanine ligase yields MKMPQTIGLVHFIGIGGIGMSGIAEVLHNLGYKVQGSDQADGANVQRLRDKGIECFVGHKAENIGDAEVVVVSTAIKKSNPELKAAREKLLPIVRRAEMLAELMRFRQAVAIGGTHGKTTTTSMVATLLEAGGLDPTVINGGIINAYGTNARMGDGEWMVVEADESDGTFLKLPADIAVVTNIDPEHLDHYGSFDKVREAFRQFVENVPFYGFGVMCTDHPEVQALVGRIEDRRVITYGENAQADVRFTNHRMDGAASEFDVVIRDRKGRGSTTIKDLRLPMPGRHNVSNATAAIAVAHELGLSAEAIKKGLSSFAGVKRRFTHTGSWNGVEVFDDYGHHPVEIAAVLKAARGATKGRVIAIAQPHRFTRLHDLFNEFSVCFNDADTVMVAPVYPAGEEPIEGVSSDALVSRIRAGGHRDARYIEGPAAIASAIRDLAKPGDFVVFLGAGNITQWAYALPKELGGTPS; encoded by the coding sequence CAATCTCGGCTACAAGGTGCAGGGCTCCGACCAGGCGGACGGCGCCAATGTGCAGCGGCTGCGCGACAAAGGTATCGAATGCTTCGTCGGCCACAAGGCCGAGAATATAGGCGACGCCGAGGTGGTCGTCGTGTCGACGGCCATCAAGAAGTCCAATCCCGAGCTCAAGGCGGCGCGCGAAAAACTGCTGCCGATCGTGCGGCGTGCGGAAATGCTCGCCGAGCTGATGCGCTTCCGCCAGGCGGTCGCCATCGGCGGCACGCATGGCAAGACGACGACCACTTCGATGGTGGCGACGCTGCTCGAGGCCGGCGGGCTCGATCCGACCGTCATCAATGGCGGCATCATCAACGCCTATGGCACCAATGCGCGCATGGGCGACGGCGAATGGATGGTGGTCGAAGCCGACGAGAGCGACGGCACCTTCCTGAAGCTGCCGGCCGACATCGCGGTCGTCACCAACATCGATCCCGAGCACCTTGACCACTATGGCAGCTTCGACAAGGTGCGCGAGGCCTTCCGCCAGTTCGTCGAGAACGTGCCGTTCTACGGCTTCGGCGTGATGTGCACCGACCATCCGGAGGTGCAAGCGCTGGTCGGCCGCATCGAGGATCGGCGCGTCATCACCTATGGCGAGAACGCCCAGGCCGACGTGCGCTTCACCAATCACCGCATGGACGGAGCGGCGTCGGAGTTCGACGTGGTGATCCGCGACCGCAAGGGCCGCGGCTCGACGACGATCAAGGACCTGCGGCTGCCGATGCCTGGCCGGCACAATGTCTCCAACGCGACGGCGGCGATTGCGGTCGCGCATGAGCTTGGCCTGTCGGCCGAGGCGATCAAGAAGGGCCTGTCGTCCTTTGCCGGCGTCAAGCGGCGCTTCACCCACACCGGCTCCTGGAACGGGGTCGAGGTTTTCGACGACTACGGCCACCATCCGGTCGAGATCGCGGCGGTGCTCAAGGCCGCACGCGGTGCCACCAAGGGCCGCGTCATCGCGATCGCGCAGCCGCACCGTTTCACCCGGCTGCACGACCTGTTCAACGAGTTTTCCGTCTGCTTCAACGACGCCGACACGGTGATGGTGGCGCCGGTCTACCCGGCCGGCGAGGAGCCGATCGAAGGTGTCTCCTCGGACGCGCTGGTGTCGCGTATCCGCGCCGGCGGCCACCGCGACGCGCGCTATATCGAAGGCCCGGCGGCGATCGCGTCGGCCATCCGCGACCTGGCCAAGCCCGGCGACTTCGTCGTCTTCCTCGGCGCGGGCAACATCACGCAGTGGGCTTATGCGCTGCCCAAGGAACTTGGGGGAACGCCCTCATGA
- the ftsZ gene encoding cell division protein FtsZ — MTINLQKPDITELKPRITVFGVGGGGGNAVNNMITAGLRGVEFVVANTDAQALTMSKAERLIQLGAHVTEGLGAGSQPEVGRAAAEECIDEIIDHLSNTHMCFVTAGMGGGTGTGAAPVVARAAREKGILTVGVVTKPFHFEGQRRMKTADMGIEELQKCVDTLIVIPNQNLFRLANDKTTFADAFAMADQVLYSGVACITDLMVKEGLINLDFADVRSVMREMGKAMMGTGEASGEGRAMAAAEAAIANPLLDETSMKGAKGLLISITGGRDLTLFEVDEAATRIREEVDQDANIILGATFDEELEGVIRVSVVATGIDKSAAEIAAAPISIRAPQKPVARPAAPVQESRPAPVQQQAYEPRAVDPVAEAIQLAEANAAAMAQPRQAPVDDFRPQSKIFQAPPAQPQPQPVVQQQVVQPAPQREMPQPVAAAPQRMPRVEDFPPVVRAEVEAKTRPADHENSGPMGLIKRLTNGLTRREEEPARLQPAQPREPKLRQAAPEMRRLASQDPQLYAPRRGQLDDQGRLTPQSRTVQEDDQLEIPAFLRRQAN, encoded by the coding sequence ATGACGATCAATCTGCAAAAGCCGGACATCACCGAGCTGAAGCCACGCATCACCGTGTTCGGTGTCGGCGGCGGCGGCGGCAATGCCGTCAACAACATGATCACAGCCGGCTTGCGCGGCGTCGAGTTCGTGGTGGCCAACACCGACGCGCAGGCGCTGACGATGTCGAAGGCCGAGCGGCTGATCCAGCTCGGCGCGCATGTCACCGAAGGCCTCGGCGCCGGCTCGCAGCCGGAAGTCGGCCGCGCGGCGGCGGAAGAGTGCATCGACGAGATCATCGATCATCTCTCCAACACGCATATGTGCTTCGTCACCGCCGGCATGGGCGGCGGCACCGGCACGGGTGCTGCTCCGGTCGTTGCCCGCGCCGCGCGCGAGAAGGGCATCCTTACGGTCGGCGTCGTCACCAAGCCGTTCCATTTCGAAGGTCAGCGCCGCATGAAGACGGCCGACATGGGCATCGAGGAACTGCAGAAATGCGTCGATACCCTCATCGTCATCCCGAACCAGAACCTGTTCCGGCTGGCCAATGACAAGACCACCTTCGCCGATGCCTTCGCCATGGCCGACCAGGTGCTCTACTCGGGCGTTGCCTGCATCACCGACCTGATGGTCAAGGAAGGCCTGATCAACCTCGACTTCGCCGACGTCCGTTCGGTGATGCGCGAGATGGGCAAGGCGATGATGGGCACCGGCGAGGCTTCGGGCGAGGGCCGCGCGATGGCCGCCGCCGAAGCGGCGATCGCCAACCCGCTGCTCGACGAAACCTCGATGAAGGGCGCCAAGGGCCTGCTGATCTCGATCACAGGTGGCCGCGACCTCACCCTGTTCGAGGTCGATGAAGCGGCGACCCGCATCCGCGAGGAGGTCGACCAGGACGCCAACATCATCCTCGGCGCCACCTTCGACGAGGAGCTGGAAGGCGTGATCCGCGTTTCGGTGGTCGCCACCGGCATCGACAAGTCGGCGGCCGAAATCGCCGCGGCGCCGATTTCGATCCGCGCGCCGCAGAAGCCGGTCGCCCGTCCGGCGGCGCCTGTTCAGGAAAGCCGTCCTGCGCCGGTTCAGCAGCAGGCTTACGAGCCGCGCGCGGTCGATCCGGTCGCCGAGGCGATCCAGCTTGCCGAGGCAAACGCCGCCGCGATGGCGCAGCCGCGCCAGGCGCCGGTCGACGACTTCCGTCCGCAGAGCAAGATCTTCCAGGCCCCGCCGGCGCAGCCGCAGCCTCAACCGGTGGTGCAGCAGCAGGTCGTGCAGCCCGCGCCGCAGCGTGAGATGCCGCAGCCGGTGGCGGCGGCACCGCAGCGCATGCCACGCGTTGAGGACTTTCCGCCGGTTGTGAGGGCGGAAGTGGAAGCCAAGACCCGCCCTGCCGATCATGAGAACAGCGGACCGATGGGGCTGATCAAGCGGCTGACGAACGGCCTGACCCGCCGCGAGGAAGAACCGGCCCGGCTGCAGCCGGCACAGCCGCGCGAGCCGAAACTGCGCCAGGCGGCACCGGAAATGCGCCGTCTTGCCAGCCAGGACCCGCAGCTTTACGCACCGCGTCGCGGCCAGCTCGACGACCAGGGCCGACTCACGCCGCAGAGCCGCACGGTCCAGGAAGACGACCAGCTGGAGATTCCGGCATTCCTGCGCCGCCAGGCCAACTGA
- a CDS encoding D-alanine--D-alanine ligase: MKKKHVAVLLGGFSSERPVSLSSGKACADALENEGYQVTRVDVSRDVGTVLAELRPDVAFNALHGPFGEDGTIQGILEYLGIPYTHSGVLASALAMNKEQAKKVAKASGIPVAESKVVNRFAVQNKHPMKPPYVVKPVNEGSSFGVVIVHEGQSHPPQVIGSSEWQYGEIVMVERYVHGRELTCAVMGDVALGVCEIIPTGHSFYDYDSKYVPGGSKHETPAKISPNIYQKIQTLALKAHLAIGCRGVSRSDFRYDDRHSENGEVVWLEINTQPGMTPTSLVPEIAAQAGHSFGDLLSWMVEDASCLR; encoded by the coding sequence ATGAAGAAGAAGCATGTGGCTGTTCTTCTGGGGGGATTCTCCTCGGAGCGGCCCGTGTCTCTGTCCTCGGGGAAGGCATGTGCGGATGCGCTCGAGAATGAAGGCTATCAGGTCACCCGTGTCGATGTTTCGCGCGATGTCGGGACTGTGCTTGCCGAGCTCAGGCCCGATGTCGCCTTCAATGCGCTGCATGGCCCGTTCGGTGAGGATGGCACCATCCAGGGAATTCTCGAATATCTCGGAATTCCCTACACCCATTCGGGCGTGCTCGCTTCGGCGCTGGCCATGAACAAGGAACAGGCCAAGAAAGTCGCCAAGGCGTCCGGCATCCCGGTCGCGGAATCGAAGGTGGTCAACCGTTTTGCAGTCCAGAACAAGCATCCGATGAAGCCGCCTTACGTGGTGAAGCCGGTCAACGAGGGTTCGAGCTTCGGCGTCGTCATCGTGCATGAGGGGCAGTCGCATCCTCCGCAGGTGATCGGTTCGTCCGAGTGGCAATATGGCGAGATCGTCATGGTCGAGCGCTACGTCCATGGGCGCGAACTGACCTGCGCGGTGATGGGCGACGTGGCGCTCGGGGTCTGCGAGATCATTCCGACCGGCCATTCCTTCTACGACTACGATTCAAAGTACGTGCCCGGCGGATCAAAACACGAAACCCCTGCAAAAATTTCACCGAATATTTACCAAAAAATACAGACACTGGCCCTCAAGGCTCATCTTGCTATCGGTTGCCGGGGCGTTTCCCGGTCGGACTTCCGTTACGACGACCGTCACTCCGAAAACGGCGAGGTTGTCTGGCTCGAGATCAACACCCAGCCGGGCATGACGCCGACGTCTCTGGTGCCTGAAATCGCCGCGCAAGCGGGACACTCGTTCGGCGATTTGTTGAGTTGGATGGTGGAGGACGCTTCGTGTCTGCGTTGA
- the murB gene encoding UDP-N-acetylmuramate dehydrogenase, producing MMRGQALIDKLGDKLTGLRGRITPNAEMDKITWFRAGGQAEALFQPADEEDLAAFLRAVPEEVPITVVGVGSNLLVRDGGIPGFVVRLSAKGFGEAEVTGPTTIEAGAATPDKRLAAVAYEAGIGGFHFYHGIPGAVGGALRMNAGANGVETRERVVEVRALDRAGNVHTLSNADMGYAYRHSSAPGGLIFTSAIFEGIPEDKAVIKAAMDAVQNHRETVQPIREKTGGSTFKNPEGTSAWKEIDKAGCRGLMIGGAQMSPMHCNFMINTGTATGYDLEYLGETVRARVLENSGIRLHWEIKRLGDFRPGHAVQEFLGQLL from the coding sequence ATGATGCGCGGCCAGGCCCTGATAGACAAACTCGGCGACAAGCTTACCGGCCTGCGCGGCCGCATCACGCCCAACGCCGAGATGGACAAGATCACCTGGTTCCGTGCCGGCGGACAGGCGGAAGCGCTGTTCCAGCCGGCTGACGAGGAGGATCTCGCCGCCTTCCTGCGCGCCGTGCCGGAAGAGGTGCCGATCACGGTCGTCGGCGTCGGCTCGAACCTTCTGGTGCGCGACGGCGGCATCCCCGGCTTCGTGGTCAGGCTGTCGGCCAAGGGCTTTGGCGAGGCCGAAGTCACTGGACCGACCACCATCGAGGCCGGCGCCGCGACACCGGACAAGCGCCTGGCGGCGGTGGCTTACGAAGCCGGCATCGGCGGGTTCCATTTCTATCACGGGATTCCAGGCGCCGTCGGCGGGGCACTGCGGATGAATGCCGGCGCCAATGGCGTCGAGACGCGCGAGCGCGTGGTCGAGGTGCGGGCGCTCGACCGCGCGGGCAATGTCCATACGCTGAGCAATGCCGACATGGGCTATGCCTATCGTCATTCGTCGGCGCCTGGCGGACTGATCTTCACCTCCGCCATCTTCGAGGGCATCCCGGAAGACAAGGCGGTCATCAAGGCGGCGATGGATGCCGTGCAGAACCATCGCGAGACGGTGCAGCCGATCCGCGAGAAGACCGGCGGCTCTACCTTCAAGAATCCCGAGGGCACTTCCGCCTGGAAGGAGATCGACAAGGCCGGCTGCCGCGGACTGATGATCGGCGGCGCGCAGATGTCGCCGATGCACTGCAACTTCATGATCAACACCGGCACCGCGACCGGCTACGACCTCGAATATCTCGGCGAGACGGTGCGAGCAAGGGTGCTGGAGAATTCCGGCATCCGGCTGCACTGGGAGATCAAGCGGCTGGGCGATTTTCGCCCCGGCCATGCCGTGCAGGAATTCCTGGGGCAGCTTCTTTAG
- the lpxC gene encoding UDP-3-O-acyl-N-acetylglucosamine deacetylase, whose product MGFVLHDYQTTVKARVTLTGTGVHSGRPVTVHFLPADADTGIVFHLSTGDQSREFRALVSEVGATDLCTMLGDPDGEHIGTIEHLMATVFGLGIDNLIIEIDGSEVPILDGSAMAFVEAFDQAGIETLSVRRRYIRVVKPVRIEAGASWAEFRPYDGTRFEVEIDFESPAIGRQLFASDINPDIFRHDIARARTFGFMKDVERLWAAGYALGSSLENSLVIGDDNRVINVGGLRYPNEFARHKTLDAMGDLALAGARFIGCFRSYRGGHRMNAAALRRLLSDRTAFEIVETRRRERGRAAEMIAVSGPVYAPWVI is encoded by the coding sequence ATGGGGTTTGTCTTGCACGACTATCAGACGACAGTTAAAGCGCGCGTGACGTTGACCGGCACGGGCGTGCACAGCGGCAGGCCCGTCACCGTTCATTTCCTGCCCGCAGACGCCGACACCGGCATCGTGTTCCACCTTTCCACGGGCGATCAAAGCCGTGAATTCCGCGCGTTGGTCTCCGAGGTCGGCGCCACCGACCTTTGCACCATGCTCGGCGATCCGGACGGCGAGCACATCGGAACCATCGAGCACCTGATGGCGACGGTGTTCGGACTTGGCATCGACAACCTCATCATCGAGATCGACGGCTCGGAAGTCCCCATTCTCGACGGCAGCGCCATGGCCTTTGTCGAGGCGTTCGATCAGGCGGGCATCGAGACGCTTTCGGTCAGGCGTCGCTATATACGCGTGGTCAAGCCGGTTCGCATCGAGGCCGGCGCATCATGGGCGGAGTTCCGCCCCTATGACGGCACGCGCTTCGAGGTCGAGATCGATTTCGAGAGCCCGGCCATCGGCCGCCAGCTCTTTGCCTCCGACATCAACCCCGACATCTTCCGCCACGACATCGCGCGGGCCCGCACCTTCGGCTTCATGAAAGATGTCGAGCGGCTGTGGGCCGCAGGCTACGCGCTCGGCTCGTCGCTGGAAAACTCGCTGGTCATCGGCGACGATAACCGCGTCATCAATGTCGGCGGGCTGCGCTATCCGAACGAATTCGCCCGCCACAAGACGCTCGACGCCATGGGCGACCTGGCGCTGGCCGGCGCGCGCTTCATCGGCTGCTTCCGCTCCTATCGCGGCGGCCACCGGATGAATGCTGCGGCTCTGCGCCGCCTGCTGTCCGACCGCACGGCCTTCGAGATTGTCGAGACGCGACGCCGCGAGCGTGGTCGCGCCGCCGAGATGATCGCCGTCAGCGGGCCGGTCTACGCGCCCTGGGTGATCTGA
- a CDS encoding outer membrane protein assembly factor BamD encodes MLLKRVGQSNAPRRAVFLAFSLIAPSLVLSACMSSEKDVNLATYVDQTEPADVLYNQGLANMNAGRLDEASKKFDAVDRQHPYSEFARKSMVMGAFADYRAGNYDEAIGTAKRYLTLYPSTDDAAYAQYIIGLSYYRQIKDVTQDQKEARQTVQTMQDLVTRWPTSEYVDDAKDKIRFATDQLAGKEMQIGRYYLERREYIAAVKRFRTVVETYSNTRHVEEALARLTEAYYAMGLTSEAQTAAAVLGHNYPDSQWYKDSYKLLQSNGLEPRENAGSWISKAGKLITGA; translated from the coding sequence ATGTTGCTTAAGCGAGTTGGTCAATCGAATGCGCCGCGTAGGGCTGTTTTCCTGGCGTTTTCGTTGATCGCCCCTTCGCTCGTGCTGTCAGCCTGCATGTCGTCCGAGAAGGATGTCAACCTGGCGACCTATGTCGACCAGACTGAGCCGGCCGACGTTCTTTACAACCAGGGCTTGGCCAACATGAACGCCGGCCGCCTCGACGAGGCGAGCAAGAAGTTCGACGCCGTCGACCGCCAGCATCCCTATTCGGAATTCGCCCGCAAATCGATGGTGATGGGTGCTTTCGCCGACTATCGTGCCGGCAACTATGACGAGGCGATCGGCACCGCCAAGCGCTATCTCACGCTCTACCCGTCGACCGACGATGCCGCCTATGCCCAGTATATAATCGGGTTGAGCTACTACCGGCAGATCAAGGACGTCACCCAGGACCAGAAGGAAGCGCGCCAGACGGTGCAGACCATGCAGGACCTGGTGACGCGCTGGCCGACCTCCGAATATGTCGACGACGCCAAGGACAAGATTCGCTTCGCCACCGACCAGCTCGCCGGCAAGGAGATGCAGATCGGCCGCTATTATCTCGAACGGCGCGAATATATCGCCGCCGTCAAGCGCTTCCGTACAGTGGTCGAGACCTACTCCAACACACGCCATGTCGAGGAGGCGCTCGCGCGCCTGACCGAAGCTTATTATGCGATGGGCCTGACCTCGGAAGCGCAGACGGCCGCGGCGGTGCTCGGCCACAACTATCCAGACAGCCAGTGGTACAAGGATTCCTACAAGCTCCTGCAGAGCAATGGGCTTGAACCACGCGAGAATGCCGGGTCGTGGATCTCCAAGGCCGGGAAGCTGATCACCGGCGCCTGA
- a CDS encoding cell division protein FtsQ/DivIB: MSALRWGQGKGGGAGPALFGVSLSFDHFVLPRQLRRPVRLLARLCDGEYEAPRFSAAILSAALLASAGAYGAYLGGYSDTIVQGVTARTGFAVDQIKVVGNRQTSEIDILGQLGLDGWTSLIGFDAEAARERIATLPWVEVAAVRKIYPHTLEVRVEEREPFALWQQGNSVSVIERSGEVIAPFSGGKEALLPLIIGTGAPAKAPEFLGKIKRYPELAARVKGYVRVGERRWDLKLENGITVKLPEDGEDQAVAELVKLDHDNGLLTRDIAAVDMRLSDRLVVELSPEAASQREAALSEKPKSLTKRKPETKI; encoded by the coding sequence GTGTCTGCGTTGAGGTGGGGACAGGGCAAAGGCGGCGGGGCTGGGCCTGCGCTGTTTGGTGTGTCGCTGTCGTTCGACCATTTCGTCTTGCCGCGCCAGCTTCGCCGGCCGGTGCGCTTGCTTGCTCGCCTCTGTGATGGCGAGTATGAGGCGCCGCGCTTTTCCGCCGCGATCCTCTCGGCTGCCTTGCTGGCTTCGGCTGGAGCCTATGGCGCTTATCTCGGCGGCTATAGCGACACCATCGTGCAGGGTGTGACCGCCCGGACCGGGTTCGCCGTCGACCAGATCAAGGTCGTCGGCAATCGCCAGACTTCGGAGATCGACATACTGGGCCAGCTCGGCCTCGACGGCTGGACGTCGCTGATCGGCTTCGATGCCGAGGCCGCGCGCGAGCGCATCGCGACCTTGCCTTGGGTCGAGGTTGCCGCGGTGCGCAAGATCTATCCGCACACGCTGGAAGTGCGTGTCGAGGAGCGCGAGCCTTTCGCGCTCTGGCAGCAGGGCAATTCGGTTTCGGTCATCGAGCGCTCGGGCGAGGTGATCGCGCCGTTCTCGGGTGGCAAGGAGGCTTTGCTGCCGCTGATCATCGGCACCGGCGCGCCGGCCAAGGCGCCGGAGTTTCTCGGCAAGATCAAGCGCTATCCCGAGCTTGCGGCTCGGGTCAAAGGCTATGTCCGTGTCGGCGAGCGGCGCTGGGATCTCAAGCTCGAGAACGGCATCACGGTGAAGCTGCCGGAAGACGGTGAGGATCAGGCGGTCGCCGAGCTCGTGAAGCTCGACCACGACAATGGGCTTTTGACGCGCGACATCGCCGCCGTCGACATGCGGCTCTCCGACCGGCTGGTGGTGGAGCTTTCGCCAGAAGCCGCGAGCCAGCGCGAAGCCGCTCTTAGCGAAAAGCCGAAGAGCCTGACGAAGCGCAAGCCGGAGACGAAGATATGA
- the ftsA gene encoding cell division protein FtsA: MSWLGGSGDASSRRSGTLTVLDVGSSKVCCVVAKLKPREDGKLLRGRSHRIQVIGIGHQKSQGVKSGVVVDLDRAEHAIRLAVDAAERMAGLTVDSLIVNMTAGRLKSEAFSATINLGGHQVEEADIKRVLAAGAKQALRAEREVVHSLPVGFSLDAERGVRDPRGMVGDALGVDMHVLTGDAAPMRNLELCINRSHLSVERMVATPYASGLAALVDDELEMGAACIDMGGGTTTISVFAEGKFVHGDAIAIGGNHVTLDMAKGLSTSLDAAERLKVMHGSALPGSADDRDLVSIQPIGEEGELPLQIPRSMMTRIIRARIDETLELLRDRLNKSGYGNAVGKRVVLTGGASQLAGLPEAARRILGRNVRIGRPLGVAGLPEAAKGPAFSTPVGLLIYPQMASFESHSAKGLSGFRMTGTGGKLHRMSQWLRDSF; encoded by the coding sequence ATGAGCTGGCTTGGCGGCAGCGGTGATGCATCTTCGCGCCGGTCGGGCACGCTTACGGTGCTCGATGTCGGCTCGAGCAAGGTTTGCTGCGTGGTGGCGAAGCTGAAGCCGCGCGAGGACGGCAAGCTTCTGCGCGGGCGCTCGCATCGCATCCAGGTGATCGGCATCGGCCATCAGAAATCGCAAGGCGTGAAGTCGGGTGTCGTCGTCGATCTCGACCGAGCCGAGCATGCCATTCGCCTCGCCGTCGACGCGGCCGAGCGCATGGCGGGGCTCACCGTCGATTCCCTCATCGTCAACATGACGGCCGGCCGGCTGAAGAGCGAAGCCTTCTCGGCGACCATCAATCTCGGCGGCCATCAGGTCGAGGAAGCCGACATCAAGCGCGTGCTCGCCGCCGGCGCCAAGCAGGCGCTGCGGGCCGAGCGGGAAGTGGTCCATTCGCTTCCCGTGGGCTTTTCGCTCGACGCCGAACGCGGTGTGCGCGATCCGCGCGGCATGGTCGGCGATGCGCTCGGCGTCGACATGCATGTGCTGACCGGCGACGCCGCGCCTATGCGCAATCTGGAGCTTTGCATCAACCGCTCGCATCTGTCGGTCGAGCGCATGGTGGCGACGCCTTATGCGAGCGGTCTCGCGGCGCTGGTCGACGACGAGCTCGAAATGGGCGCTGCCTGCATCGACATGGGCGGCGGCACCACGACGATCTCCGTGTTCGCGGAGGGCAAGTTCGTGCATGGCGACGCCATCGCCATCGGCGGCAACCATGTGACGCTCGACATGGCCAAGGGCCTGTCGACCTCGCTCGACGCCGCCGAACGGCTGAAGGTGATGCATGGCTCGGCGCTGCCCGGCAGCGCCGACGACCGCGACCTGGTCTCCATCCAGCCGATCGGCGAGGAAGGCGAGTTGCCGCTGCAGATCCCGCGCTCGATGATGACGCGCATCATCCGCGCGCGCATCGACGAGACGCTGGAGCTCTTGCGCGACCGGTTGAACAAATCGGGCTATGGCAACGCCGTCGGCAAGCGTGTCGTTCTCACCGGCGGTGCCAGCCAACTGGCTGGCCTGCCGGAGGCGGCGCGCCGCATCCTCGGACGCAATGTGCGCATCGGCCGGCCCCTCGGCGTGGCTGGCTTGCCGGAAGCGGCCAAGGGCCCGGCGTTTTCGACCCCGGTCGGACTTCTGATCTATCCGCAGATGGCGAGCTTCGAGAGCCATTCGGCGAAGGGACTTTCCGGTTTCAGGATGACCGGAACGGGCGGAAAACTGCATCGCATGAGTCAGTGGTTGAGAGACAGTTTTTAA